The following proteins come from a genomic window of Ilumatobacter coccineus YM16-304:
- a CDS encoding AAA family ATPase has translation MAEAFHDKASDFIGAITEILDELSGGADHRAECVIEASNLVAAFIDADGRHTADELSTWVSSIGTRLTPPMIVTPATLRSDDTFGGRKEWLEQPSTLFDLLVKADSNDTGRRANRYYALALDLAHATAALDLMPSPAEVTAIDRYRTMLLTSMDQHGVPRPGQPDAPAPATKAGATAGAEPAPVPEVELPPERPIEELLAELDALIGLDHVKEEVRRLTSLLRIQELRAERDLPTIDTSKHLVFSGNPGTGKTTVARLLSQIFRSLGVVTSGHLVETDRSGLVAGFVGQTATQTRKVLDSAIGGTLLIDEAYALARGGENDFGLEAVDTIVKFMEDHRDDLSVVAAGYPTEMQELIDSNPGLKSRFTRTIHFPDYDTDELVGIFGLIAGGKEYHLDESGTAALQAVIDAEPRGRGFGNGRFVRNVFEAAVGHHALRLAELGDDELTDEMLSTLTGDDIHPVD, from the coding sequence ATGGCCGAGGCGTTTCACGACAAAGCGAGCGACTTCATCGGTGCGATCACCGAGATCCTCGACGAACTGTCGGGCGGCGCCGACCATCGCGCCGAGTGCGTCATCGAAGCGTCGAACCTGGTCGCGGCATTCATCGATGCCGATGGGCGACACACGGCCGACGAGCTCTCGACGTGGGTCTCGTCGATCGGCACTCGCCTCACTCCCCCGATGATCGTCACCCCGGCCACGTTGCGCTCCGACGACACCTTCGGCGGGCGCAAGGAGTGGCTCGAACAGCCGAGCACGCTGTTCGATCTGCTCGTCAAGGCCGACAGCAACGACACCGGCCGGCGGGCCAACCGTTACTACGCCCTCGCTCTCGACCTCGCGCACGCGACGGCAGCGCTCGACCTGATGCCGTCGCCGGCCGAGGTGACCGCGATCGACCGGTACCGCACGATGCTGCTCACCTCGATGGACCAGCACGGGGTGCCACGACCCGGCCAACCCGATGCGCCGGCGCCCGCCACCAAGGCCGGGGCGACCGCCGGAGCCGAGCCCGCTCCGGTACCGGAGGTCGAACTGCCGCCCGAGCGGCCGATCGAGGAACTGCTCGCCGAACTCGATGCACTGATCGGTCTCGACCACGTCAAGGAGGAGGTGCGCCGCCTCACGTCGCTGCTGCGCATCCAGGAGCTGCGCGCCGAACGTGACCTCCCCACGATCGACACGTCGAAACACCTCGTGTTCAGCGGCAATCCCGGTACGGGCAAGACCACCGTCGCTCGCCTGCTCTCGCAGATCTTCCGCTCGCTCGGCGTCGTCACCAGCGGCCATCTCGTCGAGACCGACCGCTCGGGACTTGTGGCCGGTTTCGTCGGCCAGACGGCCACGCAGACGCGCAAGGTCCTCGACTCGGCGATCGGCGGGACGTTGCTCATCGACGAGGCCTATGCACTCGCTCGTGGCGGCGAGAACGACTTCGGGCTCGAAGCGGTCGACACGATCGTGAAGTTCATGGAAGACCACCGCGACGACCTGTCGGTGGTGGCCGCCGGCTACCCGACCGAGATGCAGGAGTTGATCGACTCCAACCCCGGACTGAAGAGCCGCTTCACACGCACGATCCACTTCCCCGACTACGACACCGACGAACTCGTCGGCATCTTCGGGCTGATCGCCGGTGGCAAGGAGTACCACCTCGACGAGAGCGGTACGGCTGCACTCCAGGCGGTGATCGACGCCGAGCCGCGCGGGCGGGGTTTCGGCAACGGACGCTTCGTCCGCAACGTGTTCGAAGCGGCGGTCGGCCATCACGCGCTGCGCCTCGCCGAACTCGGCGACGACGAACTCACCGACGAGATGCTCAGCACCCTCACCGGCGACGACATCCACCCCGTCGACTGA
- a CDS encoding PEP-utilizing enzyme gives MSTGQQTASVTWEPPGPGTWELDTAHFDPAVSRPVRDLMTEAMRKGLEAGMELAGAPLAGIDARFVHGRMYLRMVPLVGGSRDLPTPPKPVLWLAARLHPEFRRRTKRSGEALDGRYWMDEFARWEAEWKPELVATSRRLGAVEVAELADDALARHLADVWSHVRAGAELHFRLHVSDLGPISLLLLRSRDAGLDEAEVMSSLAGASPATSAPAMAVAAIAREIELAGATPTSLEAIRSASDRAGELLDEYLAVFGHRISTGYDVRDRTLAELPDVIVASIRAADTSAATADGAEQRGAAALALLVEQIAPVDRDEYVSLVDDARALYGLRDENGPITVQWPLGILRAALLECARRLVAAGRLDDHEHIFDASIDETLALLGGAAAPSPAELAERCAVRMSNADLEPPTVLGRPPEEPPVDILPGRMPEMMRGVLLVTELLERVDRGSGDTALSTGLSGTGIGGASYRGIARVVADADEAIERVEPGDVIVTRLTVPTFNSVLAMAGAVVTEGGGLLSHTAVIARELGIAAVVGVPGALTEIPDGSEIVVDPVAGTVTVL, from the coding sequence ATGAGTACGGGGCAACAGACGGCGTCGGTGACGTGGGAGCCTCCCGGCCCCGGCACGTGGGAGCTCGACACCGCGCACTTCGACCCGGCGGTGTCTCGGCCCGTTCGCGATCTCATGACCGAGGCCATGCGCAAGGGGCTCGAAGCCGGCATGGAACTCGCCGGGGCGCCCCTCGCCGGCATCGACGCTCGATTCGTACACGGGCGCATGTACCTGCGGATGGTTCCCCTCGTCGGCGGTTCGAGAGACCTTCCGACGCCGCCGAAACCCGTCCTCTGGTTGGCGGCTCGACTCCACCCCGAGTTTCGACGACGTACCAAGCGCTCGGGGGAGGCCCTCGACGGGCGGTACTGGATGGACGAGTTCGCGCGGTGGGAAGCGGAGTGGAAACCGGAGTTGGTGGCGACCAGTCGCCGACTGGGTGCCGTCGAGGTCGCCGAACTCGCCGACGATGCGCTCGCCCGTCACCTCGCCGACGTCTGGTCGCACGTGCGAGCGGGCGCCGAACTGCACTTCCGGCTCCACGTGAGCGATCTCGGCCCCATCTCGCTGCTGCTGTTGCGGTCGCGCGATGCCGGGCTCGACGAAGCGGAGGTGATGTCGAGCCTCGCCGGAGCGTCGCCAGCGACCAGCGCGCCCGCCATGGCGGTCGCCGCGATCGCCCGCGAGATCGAGTTGGCGGGGGCGACACCGACGTCGCTCGAGGCGATTCGATCGGCGAGCGATCGAGCCGGGGAGCTCCTCGACGAGTACCTCGCCGTGTTCGGCCACCGCATCTCGACCGGCTACGACGTGCGCGACCGCACCCTCGCCGAACTCCCCGACGTGATCGTGGCCTCGATCCGTGCTGCCGACACGTCGGCGGCGACCGCCGATGGTGCCGAGCAGCGTGGAGCAGCAGCCCTCGCGCTCCTCGTCGAACAGATCGCCCCGGTCGATCGAGACGAGTACGTGTCGCTCGTCGACGACGCTCGCGCCCTCTACGGGCTGCGCGACGAGAACGGTCCGATCACCGTGCAGTGGCCGCTCGGCATTCTGAGAGCTGCGCTGCTGGAGTGCGCTCGCCGCCTCGTCGCAGCGGGTCGGCTCGACGACCACGAGCACATCTTCGATGCATCGATCGACGAGACGCTGGCATTGCTCGGCGGCGCCGCTGCTCCGAGCCCGGCCGAACTCGCCGAGCGATGCGCGGTTCGCATGTCGAACGCCGATCTCGAACCGCCGACGGTGCTCGGACGTCCGCCTGAGGAGCCGCCGGTCGACATCCTCCCCGGTCGGATGCCCGAGATGATGCGCGGCGTGCTGCTCGTGACCGAACTGCTCGAACGTGTCGACCGCGGATCGGGCGACACGGCGCTCAGTACCGGGCTGAGCGGAACCGGTATCGGCGGGGCGAGCTACCGAGGCATCGCTCGCGTCGTGGCCGACGCCGACGAGGCGATCGAACGAGTCGAACCGGGCGACGTGATCGTGACGCGCCTCACCGTGCCGACGTTCAACTCGGTGCTGGCGATGGCCGGAGCCGTGGTCACCGAAGGCGGTGGCCTGCTGAGCCACACCGCGGTGATCGCCCGCGAACTCGGCATCGCCGCCGTCGTGGGCGTGCCCGGAGCGTTGACCGAGATCCCCGACGGCTCCGAGATCGTCGTCGACCCCGTCGCCGGAACGGTCACCGTGCTCTGA
- a CDS encoding TIGR03086 family metal-binding protein, translating into MSQSLQNFVRGAGMLRSVAVRVPAGAWDNSSCCEGWSAKEVAGHISWGLETLASMAAGGGMAEQMPEAERAGDDPAATVIAAIDGAIAALDQPGSLQRSTPPAFGGMPFDSFVGIMANDALTHAWDIADAAGIDHGIDEATAAAALASMKPMEAMLRAPGRFGSAVDTDSQNAIDQFIAFTGRTSINA; encoded by the coding sequence ATGAGTCAGAGTTTGCAGAATTTCGTCAGAGGCGCAGGGATGCTGCGCAGCGTTGCCGTCCGTGTTCCGGCAGGTGCCTGGGACAACTCCTCGTGCTGTGAGGGCTGGTCGGCGAAGGAAGTCGCCGGTCACATCTCGTGGGGTCTCGAGACCCTCGCCAGCATGGCTGCGGGCGGCGGCATGGCCGAACAGATGCCCGAAGCCGAACGGGCAGGGGACGATCCGGCCGCCACGGTGATCGCCGCGATCGACGGGGCCATTGCCGCGCTCGATCAGCCCGGGTCGTTGCAACGCTCCACGCCGCCCGCCTTCGGCGGCATGCCGTTCGACTCGTTCGTCGGAATCATGGCGAACGACGCGCTCACCCACGCGTGGGACATCGCCGACGCGGCCGGCATCGACCACGGCATCGACGAGGCCACGGCCGCTGCGGCGCTCGCATCGATGAAGCCGATGGAGGCCATGCTGCGCGCCCCCGGCCGCTTCGGCAGCGCCGTCGACACCGACTCGCAGAACGCGATCGACCAGTTCATCGCCTTCACCGGCCGCACCAGCATCAACGCCTGA
- a CDS encoding AAA family ATPase, with protein sequence MTTTPDAAVDPFDAEPRFESVQQVRDALRDVQYLADDGIAGIAYLADRLQKPILVEGPAGTGKTQLAKSVAEITGAKLIRLQCYEGLDESKALYEWNYKKQLLRIQTERGGDEGSEDWTDVKDDIFSDEFLLTRPLLEAITSDEPVVLLIDEVDRVEVETEALLLEILSDYQVSIPELGTIKAKQIPLVFLTSNNTRELSEALKRRCLYLHVDYPELEREKEIVLAKTPGVSENLADQVARIVRSIRQLDLKKSPSVSETLDWARTLMLLNIETIDEQTAKETLNILLKYQTDIAKAAKELSVDD encoded by the coding sequence ATGACGACGACCCCTGATGCAGCCGTGGACCCTTTCGATGCGGAACCCCGCTTCGAAAGCGTGCAACAGGTGCGTGACGCGTTGCGTGACGTGCAGTACCTCGCCGACGATGGCATCGCCGGAATCGCCTACCTCGCCGACCGGTTGCAGAAGCCGATCCTCGTCGAAGGACCTGCCGGTACCGGCAAGACCCAGCTCGCCAAGTCGGTCGCCGAGATCACCGGCGCCAAGCTGATCCGTCTGCAGTGCTACGAGGGGCTCGACGAGAGCAAAGCGTTGTACGAGTGGAACTACAAGAAGCAGTTGCTCCGCATCCAGACCGAGCGGGGCGGTGACGAGGGCAGCGAGGACTGGACCGACGTCAAAGACGACATCTTCTCCGACGAGTTCCTGCTGACCCGTCCGCTGCTCGAAGCAATCACGTCCGACGAGCCCGTCGTGTTGCTCATCGACGAAGTCGACCGTGTCGAAGTCGAGACCGAGGCGTTGCTCCTCGAGATCCTCTCCGACTACCAGGTGTCGATTCCCGAGCTCGGCACGATCAAGGCCAAGCAGATCCCGCTGGTGTTTCTCACGTCGAACAACACCCGTGAGCTGTCGGAGGCGCTGAAGCGTCGCTGCCTGTACCTCCACGTCGACTACCCCGAACTCGAACGCGAGAAGGAGATCGTGCTCGCCAAGACCCCGGGCGTGTCGGAGAACCTCGCCGACCAGGTCGCTCGCATCGTCCGCTCGATCCGTCAGCTCGACCTGAAGAAGTCGCCGAGCGTGTCGGAGACCCTCGACTGGGCTCGCACGCTGATGCTGCTCAACATCGAGACCATCGACGAGCAGACCGCCAAGGAGACGCTCAACATCCTGCTCAAGTACCAGACCGACATCGCGAAGGCCGCCAAGGAACTGTCGGTCGACGACTGA
- a CDS encoding vWA domain-containing protein, whose protein sequence is MTDTAAAPGSHERKPGGMLDLLNGFVVELRNAGLPVSLTENLDAMEAVQHIPLEDRDAFKYALGATLIKNHAHWRSFETVFEVYFSLRGPEYNIGDGDGDTDIDELWREMQDLASQEQNGKGQGGMDSMTPEEIAQMLMQALMNGDQGMMRAMAKQAVQRFAGMEPGRPVGGTYYLYRTLRNLDLDNMLDKMMEATKDQMDSDMTPLEERLEKEEYSDRIEKFKGEIESEIRRRLVADRGAEAMAKTLRKPLPEDVEFMHASRDEMVALKKSLYPLTRKLAARLARKRKHGRKGPLDFRNTVRHSLSYGGVPAEPKFKYPRPAKPELIVIADISGSVAAFARFTLMLVYAIQGQFSKVRSFVFIDGIDEVTDYFKSTEDISEAIHRVNTEADVVWVDGHSDYGHAFEVFWQRHQKDVGPKATVLLLGDARNNYHASQSWVVKEMQQKARHVYWLNPEPKSYWNTGDSIVGEYGTYTDGVYECRNLRQLEAFVDLLA, encoded by the coding sequence ATGACCGACACCGCCGCAGCCCCGGGCTCGCACGAACGCAAGCCAGGCGGCATGCTCGACCTCCTCAACGGGTTCGTCGTCGAACTCCGCAACGCCGGCCTGCCCGTGTCGTTGACCGAGAACCTCGACGCGATGGAGGCCGTGCAGCACATTCCGCTCGAAGACCGCGACGCGTTCAAGTACGCGCTCGGCGCCACGCTCATCAAGAACCACGCCCACTGGCGCAGCTTCGAGACCGTGTTCGAGGTCTACTTCTCGCTGCGCGGCCCCGAGTACAACATCGGCGACGGTGACGGCGACACCGACATCGACGAACTGTGGCGCGAGATGCAAGACCTGGCCTCACAGGAGCAGAACGGCAAGGGCCAGGGCGGCATGGACTCCATGACGCCCGAGGAGATCGCCCAGATGCTCATGCAGGCGCTGATGAACGGCGACCAGGGCATGATGCGGGCGATGGCCAAGCAGGCCGTGCAGCGTTTCGCCGGCATGGAACCCGGTCGACCCGTCGGCGGCACGTACTACCTGTACCGCACGCTGCGAAACCTCGACCTCGACAACATGCTCGACAAGATGATGGAGGCCACCAAAGATCAGATGGACTCCGACATGACGCCGTTGGAGGAGCGCCTCGAGAAGGAGGAGTACTCCGACCGCATCGAGAAGTTCAAGGGCGAGATCGAGTCCGAGATCCGTCGTCGCCTGGTCGCCGACCGTGGCGCCGAGGCGATGGCCAAGACGCTGCGCAAGCCGCTGCCCGAAGACGTCGAGTTCATGCACGCGTCGCGTGACGAGATGGTGGCGCTCAAGAAGTCGCTGTACCCGCTCACCCGCAAGCTCGCCGCCCGCCTCGCTCGGAAGCGCAAGCACGGCCGCAAGGGCCCGCTCGACTTCCGCAACACGGTGCGCCACTCGCTCAGCTATGGCGGCGTGCCCGCCGAGCCGAAGTTCAAGTACCCGCGGCCGGCCAAGCCCGAGCTGATCGTGATCGCCGACATCTCCGGTTCGGTCGCGGCGTTCGCCCGCTTCACGCTGATGCTGGTGTACGCGATCCAAGGCCAGTTCTCGAAGGTCCGTTCGTTCGTGTTCATCGACGGCATCGACGAGGTGACCGACTACTTCAAGTCGACCGAAGACATCTCCGAGGCGATCCATCGGGTCAACACCGAGGCCGACGTGGTCTGGGTCGATGGCCATTCCGACTACGGCCACGCGTTCGAAGTGTTCTGGCAGCGTCACCAGAAAGACGTCGGCCCCAAGGCCACTGTGCTGTTGCTCGGCGACGCTCGCAACAACTACCACGCCAGCCAGAGCTGGGTCGTGAAGGAGATGCAGCAGAAGGCCCGTCACGTGTACTGGCTCAACCCGGAGCCGAAGAGCTACTGGAACACCGGCGACTCGATCGTCGGCGAGTACGGCACGTACACCGACGGCGTCTACGAGTGCCGCAACCTGCGCCAACTCGAAGCCTTCGTCGACCTCCTGGCCTAG
- a CDS encoding YdeI/OmpD-associated family protein codes for MFDGEPIFFSAPHEFRAWLERHHTTATECVVGYWKTHTAEPSLRWAEAVREALCFGWIDGQRRSIDDERHMQRFTPRKSRRWSAVNVALVADLEAEGRMTEAGRQAFAARDTSEEPYSTSKRPSQLPAEFDERLRRDHPKAAAFWDSTPPSYRKLRSFWISDAKRPETRERRFGLLVAACAAGERIQ; via the coding sequence GTGTTCGACGGCGAGCCGATCTTCTTCAGCGCTCCACACGAGTTCCGCGCCTGGCTCGAGCGTCATCACACGACGGCGACCGAGTGCGTGGTGGGCTATTGGAAGACGCACACAGCCGAGCCCTCGCTGCGATGGGCGGAGGCCGTGCGTGAGGCGCTGTGTTTCGGTTGGATCGATGGGCAGCGCCGCTCGATCGACGACGAGCGCCACATGCAGCGGTTCACGCCGCGCAAGAGCCGCCGGTGGAGTGCCGTGAACGTCGCGCTGGTGGCCGACCTCGAGGCGGAGGGCCGCATGACCGAGGCCGGGCGGCAGGCGTTCGCCGCCCGTGACACGAGCGAAGAGCCGTACTCGACGTCGAAGCGGCCCAGCCAACTGCCAGCCGAGTTCGACGAACGCCTGCGTCGTGACCATCCGAAGGCGGCGGCGTTCTGGGACTCCACGCCGCCGAGCTATCGCAAGCTGCGTTCCTTCTGGATCAGCGACGCGAAGCGCCCCGAGACTCGCGAGCGGCGATTCGGTCTGCTCGTCGCCGCGTGCGCAGCAGGCGAGCGGATTCAGTAG
- a CDS encoding type II toxin-antitoxin system PemK/MazF family toxin produces the protein MVPLTSTIRTFHFEVVIEPDVTNGLSGTAAVQCQHPRAASPQMIVATRGNVGPLDLSQIRETLAIILDIG, from the coding sequence GTGGTTCCGCTCACCAGCACGATCCGCACGTTCCATTTCGAGGTCGTGATCGAACCCGACGTGACCAATGGATTGAGCGGTACAGCGGCCGTACAGTGCCAGCACCCTCGAGCCGCTTCTCCGCAGATGATCGTCGCAACCCGAGGCAACGTCGGGCCGCTCGATCTCTCGCAGATTCGGGAAACGCTCGCCATCATCCTCGACATCGGCTGA
- a CDS encoding type II toxin-antitoxin system RelE family toxin codes for MTEHDEPYELRVTGPAQRHLGRLTEGTAAAIVEFMLGALVENLHRVGGRLQRELAGLHSARRGVYRVIYEIDDDQHTVTVLRIDHRSRIYRSR; via the coding sequence GTGACCGAGCACGACGAACCCTACGAACTGCGCGTCACCGGCCCAGCGCAGCGACACCTGGGTCGACTCACAGAAGGCACCGCAGCTGCGATCGTCGAGTTCATGCTGGGCGCTCTCGTCGAAAACCTCCATCGCGTCGGCGGGCGCCTGCAGCGCGAACTCGCTGGGCTCCACTCTGCGCGACGAGGGGTGTATCGCGTGATCTACGAGATCGATGACGATCAGCACACCGTCACCGTCCTGCGAATCGATCACCGCTCGCGCATCTACAGATCTCGCTGA
- a CDS encoding type II toxin-antitoxin system ParD family antitoxin translates to MSRNTMSFALPESMREYIDARVSDGSYGNTSEYLRELIRRDQREQAAQRLRDLIADGLASGERREATDDVISELRERALGADA, encoded by the coding sequence ATGAGCCGCAACACGATGAGCTTCGCACTTCCTGAGAGCATGCGCGAGTACATCGACGCTCGTGTCAGCGACGGCAGCTACGGCAACACGAGTGAGTACCTGCGGGAACTGATTCGCCGCGATCAACGTGAGCAGGCTGCCCAACGCCTCCGCGATCTCATCGCTGACGGACTGGCATCGGGCGAAAGGCGCGAAGCGACCGACGACGTGATTTCCGAGTTGCGCGAGCGGGCACTCGGCGCTGACGCGTGA
- a CDS encoding type II toxin-antitoxin system PemK/MazF family toxin, with protein sequence MAARNDIYCADLGPPAGRRPVCVLTRDAAIAVLTSVTCAPITRTICGIRSEVELGEEHGFPEACVISCDNVITIPVEALDDEPVGHLGEFARARLDEALRYSLDIVY encoded by the coding sequence GTGGCAGCTCGCAACGACATCTACTGCGCCGACCTCGGTCCCCCAGCAGGTCGCCGGCCTGTCTGCGTGCTGACCCGTGACGCCGCCATCGCAGTACTCACGTCGGTCACCTGTGCGCCAATCACCCGCACCATTTGCGGGATCCGATCAGAGGTGGAACTCGGCGAGGAGCACGGGTTCCCTGAAGCGTGCGTCATCAGCTGCGACAACGTCATCACGATCCCAGTCGAAGCTTTGGACGATGAGCCGGTCGGCCACCTCGGCGAATTCGCACGTGCTCGCCTCGACGAAGCCCTGCGTTACTCGCTCGACATCGTGTACTGA
- a CDS encoding nitroreductase family protein yields the protein MTADYEFPYPSDDTAARFPFHTLDFRRYSPTEMRERANDFRDEMERRRSVRMLSDEPVPRELIETAIATASTAPSGAHQQPWQFVATDDPALKQQIRAAAEAEERTNYDGRMNERWQQELAPLGTDWHKEFLEIAPWIVVLFEERYGVRDDGSKRTHYYVKESCGIAAGMFITALHHMGLATLTHTPSPMVFLSKLFGRPEHERPFVLFPIGYPTDGCQVPTLQRKPLSDVATFL from the coding sequence GTGACCGCCGACTACGAGTTTCCGTACCCCTCGGACGACACCGCCGCCCGGTTTCCGTTCCACACGCTCGATTTTCGGCGCTACTCCCCGACCGAGATGCGCGAGCGGGCGAACGACTTCCGCGACGAGATGGAGCGCCGTCGCAGCGTGCGGATGCTGTCGGACGAGCCGGTGCCGCGCGAGTTGATCGAGACGGCGATCGCCACGGCCTCGACCGCTCCGTCGGGGGCGCACCAACAGCCGTGGCAGTTCGTGGCGACCGACGACCCGGCGCTGAAACAGCAGATTCGTGCTGCGGCCGAGGCGGAGGAACGGACCAACTACGACGGTCGGATGAACGAGCGCTGGCAGCAGGAGCTCGCGCCGCTCGGAACCGACTGGCACAAGGAGTTCTTGGAGATCGCTCCGTGGATCGTGGTGCTGTTCGAGGAGCGCTACGGCGTGCGTGACGACGGTTCGAAGCGCACGCACTACTACGTCAAGGAGAGCTGCGGCATCGCTGCCGGGATGTTCATCACGGCGCTGCACCACATGGGCTTGGCGACGCTCACGCACACGCCGAGTCCGATGGTGTTCCTCAGCAAGCTCTTCGGTCGCCCCGAGCACGAGCGGCCGTTCGTGTTGTTCCCCATCGGCTACCCCACCGACGGCTGCCAGGTGCCCACGTTGCAGCGCAAACCCCTCAGCGACGTCGCCACGTTCCTGTAG
- a CDS encoding AAA family ATPase gives MKNRIRTTSPSRRKRRTISAAPDDATGDMRRVVVVGAPGSGKSTVAAVLAERLGAAHIELDELFHRPDWAPTPTPEFRAKVAAAIDVPRWVVAGNYVVTADLTHARADTIVWLDLGRRHTIPRVAKRSIRRAVRREQLWNGNRERLRDVLHPKRSMIAEAWNVHRAHRAKFEQLSTTPLWAHADVHRFRTPSEVTEWLASVQRAEDRDQLG, from the coding sequence GTGAAGAATCGCATCCGCACGACGTCACCGTCACGAAGGAAGCGCCGAACTATCAGCGCGGCTCCTGACGACGCCACGGGCGACATGCGTCGCGTCGTGGTGGTCGGCGCTCCCGGATCGGGCAAGTCGACGGTCGCCGCGGTGCTGGCCGAGCGGCTCGGTGCCGCGCACATCGAACTCGACGAGCTGTTCCACCGGCCCGACTGGGCGCCGACACCCACACCGGAGTTCAGAGCGAAGGTCGCCGCGGCGATCGACGTGCCCCGTTGGGTGGTCGCCGGCAACTACGTCGTCACGGCCGATCTCACCCATGCGCGGGCCGACACGATCGTGTGGCTCGATCTCGGTCGCCGACACACGATCCCGCGGGTCGCCAAGCGATCCATCCGGCGTGCCGTACGACGCGAGCAACTGTGGAACGGCAATCGTGAACGTCTGCGCGACGTGCTGCATCCGAAGCGCAGCATGATCGCCGAGGCGTGGAATGTCCATCGAGCGCATCGCGCGAAGTTCGAGCAACTGTCGACCACTCCCCTGTGGGCACACGCCGATGTCCATCGGTTCCGCACGCCGAGTGAGGTCACCGAGTGGTTGGCGTCAGTGCAGCGCGCGGAGGATCGCGACCAACTCGGGTGA